In Verrucomicrobiia bacterium, the sequence GTGAATAAGGGAAATGACAATCGCCGGCAGCATGCCAAGTACCGGCCCAATATACGGGATAGCCTCACAGAGCCCTGCCCAGAGGGCTAGGGGCAGTGGGGTAGGAACACCAATTAGGGCGTACACAATGAAGTTGGCTACGGCAATCAGGAGCATGAGGATGAACTGCCCGCGGATCCAGTAACCCATCTTTTCGGAGATCTTCTGGACGGTGACATAAACAGCCTGGAAACGCCCACGTGGCAGTACCTGGTGAAAGAACTCTTTCGCATTCTTCTCTTCAAGAAGAAGGTAGAAGCCGATAATGAGCCCAGAGATAAAGGTTGCCACACCGCTGAAAAAGCTGGCGCCCCTGGAAATGAAGTCGGTAGAGAGGGTGTTGATAGTAGTGCTAATGCTTGAACCAATCTTGTCGAGCACAGCAGAATACTGGACTTGCTGCGACTCGGTAAGGTACGGCTTAAGCTTTTCAATCAGTTCAGGATAAGAATTGTTGAGTTCCTGCAGCTGCCTAATTACAAGCGGAATAAAGACATAGGCAATACCCACCAAGGCGGCAATGAGGACAACAAAGAAGAGGGTCACTGCCAGTGAGCGGGACATGTTTTTTTGCAGCATTCCAATAGTAGGGTTTACTGCTGCCACAAAGATAAACACAACGAGCATCAGGATGATGACATCGCGCAGTAAAATGACCGCCCAAATGCCGATGGCGACTGCCACCACCTTGAAGAGGGCTTCCCAGGTTATGTCGTGCGTTGTCTGTTGAGAACGGGCCATACCGTGAGTCTATCTGAAGTTTGTAGGTATGTCAGGCTACTTTCTCTGAGGCTCAACAGAATACAGGTCGAAAG encodes:
- a CDS encoding AI-2E family transporter, whose translation is MARSQQTTHDITWEALFKVVAVAIGIWAVILLRDVIILMLVVFIFVAAVNPTIGMLQKNMSRSLAVTLFFVVLIAALVGIAYVFIPLVIRQLQELNNSYPELIEKLKPYLTESQQVQYSAVLDKIGSSISTTINTLSTDFISRGASFFSGVATFISGLIIGFYLLLEEKNAKEFFHQVLPRGRFQAVYVTVQKISEKMGYWIRGQFILMLLIAVANFIVYALIGVPTPLPLALWAGLCEAIPYIGPVLGMLPAIVISLIHGNFLAALLVFLIGFLVIQQIEASIIVPRVMGKAVGLSPVLVILAIVVGVKLFGVLGAIIAVPAAAGISVIVQEWPNLRKIWDSPTPEADAEVLL